A segment of the Dunckerocampus dactyliophorus isolate RoL2022-P2 chromosome 19, RoL_Ddac_1.1, whole genome shotgun sequence genome:
CGCTTTCATGCTGCTCTTCAAGGACCTGGTCAAACTCTTTGCATCCTACAACGATGGCATCATCAACCTATTAGGTCCGTCTGGCAACACCATAGTAACCAGAAACGGACAAAAAAATAGATttgagatgcacgatatcttttttttcaaactgatactgataccgataactttgtgcgcctcaagaccgatatggtaccgataacgagtggttagcatgttggccacacagtcaggagatctggaagatatgAGTTCgaatgtctgtgtggagtttgcatgttctcctcgtgcgtgcgtgggttttctccgggtactctggtttcctcccacgttcccaAAATTAGCATGTTAGGTTCAGTGgcgaggtatgaatgtgagtgtgaatgttggtctTCCTCGAAACGTgaatgtttacaagtgagctcgggGGAAGTTACAGCAgcccgttaacgtcacaggcaggagaaaaaaggagcgcttgatttgctcacctgcccagtacaggtaatctcgcttcattggagcatttttttaaatgatcggttatcgtagctattttttaaaaatcagatttctcagtatgatgtcataattcctttaTATCGGCTCCTAAAatagattgtgatgtttttttgtgcagagaaatacttcaaaatgaaaaagagtGATTGTAAAGAGGCTTTGGAGATCTACAAGAGGTTCCTGACCCGAGTGACAAAGATTGGCGAGTTCATGAAGCTGGCAGAGGTACCTGCCGACCACTCGtgcacattataaaataaatagtggcgttttgtttttttaaaacttgattTCTCTCTACAGACAGTTGGAgttgacaaaaatgacattccTGACATCAACTACGTGAGTCACCCCATCATCTCTCCATCGAATTCCTACAATAGACTAAGATTGGTAACGTGCACGAATGCTGCACTCATGCACGCACACGTACGCCACGTTTCACCCACTGCCATCTCCCACCCACCCCTCCCCCACCACTGACCTCAGTGTCTCCACCCGGGGGTGGTGGCGGACCTGGCAGACTCGGACGATGACGACTGTCCTTTTAAACCTCTCGAGGAAGCGGTAACCGTAGTAACGCAGGCCGAGTGCCTGTTTGCAGGATGGCGTGCCGGCATGTTGACTTTAATCCTGTTTGACACACGAGTCAGATGTACAGTACAcgctgattgtgtgtgtgtgtgtgtgtgtgtgcatgtatgggTGTGGGTTTTTTGAAGCGCTGGTGTTGGGTCTTCTGTTTTTAAATCCTGGTCATTTATAATGTAGGTGtagaccagtggtgtccaaagtgcgggctgggggccgtttgtggcccgtggctgtttttttattggcccgcggcacattctaaaaatacaatttaacaaaaaaaaaagaaaaacattttaagagaaaaaagttgggcTCTAACGACAAaaacttttatgacaataaagtcctaatattatgaggaaaaatgacatcGTGTTAGTAgcaaaatgttgaaatactcaagaaaacatttattattattgttattattattattattattattattattattattaaagttgtaatattatgagaaacaaaaaaaatgtagttgtaatttttgtcaaattaggttgcggaataATTTATATAATGTTatctaatgttacgagaataaagtctaaatattctggacataaagtcaaattattattacacaAAGACAATTTTCAAGAAGAATAAACAGTAgccgaaatggaaaaaaattgttgcaattttacaagagtaaagttaaactattaagagaaaaaactcgtaTTCCAATGAGGAAACAAaggcacaattttatgagaataaacataaataaaaaaaaaaaacattaaagtaaaaatacattattttaaaaaagtaataggagaatcaaacaaaagaaaataaatatgtatttttgggGGAAATATGCTTTCtcgtagggatgagccggatactcgtgataaacatttttgccgaatacgagcatgaaaggAGTATATCTCGTCATTATTCGTAATTGTGAtgaaaagaaaatcctcattatgtattcgctcttcacgctctgtgattggccagtcacacacagcgaccgcccctcccaaGACACGCCGTCTGGGCTGGAGCCACATGGGAGCTgagcggtgcctcattcacgtacacggcgcaattggcaagttgaaaaggGCTCGTGTGGcgtttattaggttttcctcagctcgcctctatttcggtttgtatctaaagttgcttggtaaacttgtttggtGAAGTACGCCGTGCATTTGCCaggacagcgctgtgcaggcttgtgttgcgtcagtcacttgtGCAACTCAGTTGGGATAGCATtgccgcttttttccttgaaatgtatttttgtcttattccatgaagtcatcataaaacaggcgtgctacctaaaatataacaattttgtTAACTTTCCTTTGGCAATTTTagagtggtaacagtaacataCATTGactggtcacaacattaggtacacctgcccagctgcatcaaacattctgcctgtatggctatcatactgcactgtatacataATCGTGGTCAAacattacacccctctcaatacgttgcaggatgcacgttgcaatcttgAACTTGTTTCGTGATGCatgcggtgcatttcacaagacagctcgCGCGTCAGTCACTgacgttgttgttttgtttccgtctgcttgcttataatttgtctggtgatataaagttggAAAGTGGTGCTTGTAGGCCTGAACGCGCTGCTTTAGAGAaagctacagtgaacaaggctgacagattatttccctctttgccatcaacGGATGtctgcatgaatcaccaacgtcACACACATCattcaaaaataatgaaataataaagtcttacaggtGACTTTCACACATACATAGTACACATATGGATGAatcataaacaataaatatagcaacctttgatcaatccatgtcaatttcacacttaaaacaatgtactgatttaagccctgCCCATTTCCgcttaaaccacgcccacttcagGTTTAtgctccgagtacagatacggatatggataatttagatgggtgaacagatacagatgcagatgcagatacagatacagatacagatgcagatgcagatgcagatacttgtacagtacatcgctcatccctactttttcacttatatcacaaagctgagatgcagtttaaatatatataacttgttagcatagctttacaaaatatcaaagtggcaaagttgcatgctttcatttctcCATGTGGCCCACACTGgacaaacgtttggacacccctggtgtagaccgTTGTGTGTTCTGATGTGGGAGTTTCCTTATTTCAACCTTGATGAcggtgttgttttgtttcttgtcAGGCTCCCAGCAGTATCCTGGAGTCTCTGGAAACGCACATGAATGGCTTGGAGGACGTAAAAGGCGGCAAGAAGGGGTAATTTTGAATTTTAGTGTCATCTTGGAGCtttatttttaactttaatttcaTTCATTCGTGGCTTTAGGATCACATTTAGagaggttttgtttgtttgcttgtgaGCAGGATCACATTCATGCCACCTCAAGAAATTACAGagaacttgatttttttttcaggatttttctcccagtttttcaaatattgtttttattcattaatttctcTGGGAAAAATCCCCATTGCTTTAAAGAGTTTACcttttaaatctatttttttattgaatttatttattcataacaataatgaaatatttaaaaatgaaatactaTTTAGTAAAATGATATGTCATACATTTCAAATAAtgatcacttttttttgttaattagcTGAGAGATGAATTTGTGGGCATTGTAGGTTTGTGATCTACAAGGTGCCCTTCTAGTTGTTGTATTCCTATCTTTTCCTTTAACCCTTCCTCTCTTTTATCCCCCCTTTTTCGTTCATTTGGAACCCCCAGTGAAGGGTGAGCATCAACCGTGTGTTGGCTTTGGGGCGGCGGCGGACTGTAATCTCTTTgaatgttactttatttaccCCGAGCACGTAAACGGACGTGCTATTCCCATGGGAGGCTATCAGGTGATCCCCATGGGAATAGAGTCTATTAGGACGCTGTAGATTacatgttatgtgtgtgtgtgtgtgtgcgtgcgtgtgtgcgtgtgtgtgtgtgtgtgtgtgcatgtgtgagctCTACAAGACACACATGCCGTACGAGACAAGTGTGTGTTGTCTCAGtcatacttaataataataataataatagaatcaTAACAATGTGTCCACACAAGAATTTAGTAGAAATCTGTAATTGCGGctatatttctacatttttgctATCAAATTGCTTTCATTTTCCATTAAATcaaattatttttgtcatttttctattatattataataaggAGTCAGGGATTCATGTGTAATAAAAGATCTTCAAATAACTGAATATGAAtttaagtaaatacaaatatgaatgtatttacaatcattatttttaaataactgcTAAATTCTTGTGAAAAATATGAAGAGGTTTATTCCCGGATTCATAAATGTGCTCATTTAGCACAAAAATGAATCATTGCTCAGCCGACTACTGTCTGAATGTCATGAATACGTTGCTTTTGGAATAAAACCCTTCATATGCTCAAATGATGCACTATGTGGAGCAACATTTAGCAAATTTGTCGAGTCTCTTGTCAAAGAAAATGACACTTAATCAAAATGTCTCCCTTCCCTTCCGTTCTTCTAGGTCTCCAACTAAGGTAAGCTGCAGGTTTTAAACAGCTTCTAGACTTGTGTCTGTTGGCCCATGGAGTGAGCAGCCGTCACGTACCTTCCAGGGGTCTCCCACAAACAACGTGTCTCCAACTTCCACTCCGGCCAAATCCTCAAACGCCGTCCCCACACTGCAGCCTCCGCCTGGGGAGAGCGCCGCCGCTGCCGCCGCGGCTCCAGCTGCACCGGAGCCAGCGGAAGAGTATGTAACGGCTCATGTGGCCGCTGTTGTTGCCAGGCGGAATTCCTGCAAAcacccaaaaaaacccaaagttACTCAGAAGCGCTGTTTCACCTGCGCTACGTTGCCCCAAAAAGCGAGGAAGTCAGCTATAGATTAAGGCAATTCATAAACATTACGAGTGGACAAGGTCATTTATAGACATTATTTTTTAGCAGTTGGTTCACGACTGcgtaataaaatcaaaatatcatgaatataattgtaatgcctggtacaactaaaggtacatttgttaggacattcatttcatttaagagctgatatccagcaacttccatgcttttcttgatgatcaccaaaatcacttacagtaagttcttacatgaatagttaTAGCATTGtcctgccaaaaaatgtactcatatgagctatttttgttgtcattgttatatttgtccaatcaaaggcacctttagttgtaccaggcattaaaatgaacaagaaagtgaagaaacaagggtggtctgtcGGGGTGTAACAACACATGTATCTGGatcgaaccgttcaatacacatgTGAACTGACCCCAGTATCGAACAATATgatgtttcatatttatttcatcaacttctgacggcgctctgtgctgaaagctcagtgtatctgcgatcgactactctggcttaggttgcattgtcaagcacggAGCCgctgagctccgcctcccacagTCATACCGTGCtggaaatgttgaaaaatgttggcaatttcaataaaattcaaattaaaaaaggcaaggtaatttattttttgtatcgaaAAAATATCGAACCGTAACACAAACGTATCGAACAGACCCGAACCGTGAATTTAGTGTATGGTTGCACCCCTAGTGGTCTAATCAtgatttccatgactgtaaatatGCTATGTTTTATGGTAAGAGATAGAAggcgtacataaatactcaaatatatataaatacagtaagtacgtatatactgtatatgttctaTGTTTACAGTGGgaggtcgatctttgggactttttaAAAGTGTGATGTAAGGAAGTGAGtacattaatatttttttcacgtTATTCTCCAGTTCCTTGCTGGACCTGGATCCCCTCTCCTCCTCTGGCCCCCCAGCAACGTCAGCAGCCCCCACGTCCTGGGGAGGTAGGTACAGCATATACCTGTACATGTTTACATGTTCTTGCAAACATCCTGTAATAATGATTGTGTTGTCCTGCACAGACCTCCTCGGCTCGGGTGAGTGTTCCTTCTTTATCCTTCAGGTGACCTCCGTAACGGAGGCCCTCCAAGTGTGTCAGTGTGTTGGGATGTGTCACGTTTACCTCCTGGTTTGTGTCCTCTAAGCTGTTCTTCTTCTTTAGTCTGAGTTTTcttgtttctctctctctctcctcccccCTACCTTCCGCATCTTCCATTGTCTGGTTTTGGTTTCTAACGggggctttttttaaatttttttggggGTTGTTTGCTATTTTTTGATTTGGTTACAATCTGGATTTTGCTTTTCAATTCCAAATGATCTTAACTGGGCTTGATTTGAATTTgacctttatttttgtaaatgggTGCCATGGCTGCCTCTTTTTGCTTCCTGCTTACTTTGGCGCCTTTAATTTGGGGACGCCGACCCCCCCGCACTCCCCCCTTCCTCGTCGGCACTCGCAGAAATGGGCGACTCCTTGCTAGCTGAGCCCACCCTCGCAGCGGAGGCCGCCCAGTCCCCCACGGGGGCCACGCCCACCCCTGCGGCACCAGAGGCCGGAGTCTCTCTAGCTCCTCCCACTAGCACAGCGGCCGATTCCTCCCCTGGCGCCACCAATATGGATCTGTTAGGAGGTTAGTGGGCTTCCAGGGGTTCTGTATCATAGAACCGCCCTGGGAAGCTCAGTTCCCGCCCCACCCAGAACCCTGCGGATGATGTGATGCCACACTCAGTTGCATGCACATACGTGGTAGCATTTTAAAGTACAGCCCAAATTCATGTTGTCAGCATTTTTTGCAGAGCGGGACATGATACTAGAGTGTAAACGTCTTTGTGGTGTCATGTGATGAGGACGTAGAGGGACTGGAGATAGCGCTCATCACTAGTTTGACCTTTGAATGTAAATGATAATACTCACTGTTGTTCAGCTGCAGTACTTCCTCAACTAACAGATGAGATCATATTATTCCTTACCTTGTAACCCTGCCTTGTAACAAGCTTTTTATTGATAAAATCATGTGACTGGAATTTGCAGGCTGTCATCTAAAGTGCAACCACAGAAAATGTGCTAATAGAGTGGAACCTTTCAGGTCAAacacaatacagtagacgcccttacaacgtaaataatcagttccgagaacctttatgttatagggattttatgttatacgaagcgtaaaatacatgtaaatagcctaatccattccaagatcttcccaaactcacccctttggcacttcaaaatattcaaagtccaccaaatatggtgggaaaatataagaaaacgttagcataaacatagtagagtaacattccaatataaaataaggtaataaacaAGAttaatgtaaatgaataaaactgaaaaacaaaaacaatcctacagttcacgagatgtcttgatcaggagcgcaagtggaggcaggaaggaggaggaggactagcctgagtcgaaacgcgactcaccgagtgtaagagtcagctggtctcacagacaaacgcacacgcactacacgatgatgctgtgtgcaaaattttaataatcaaaggccccgataatcagccaatgagagcgtgatgcgtcagaaagcgtcaccaagtgttagtctgaacttgcaccgacttgaggcattaataaagttgattgaaaaaaaaaagacttgcactgacttgacgctttatgttacaTGGAATTTGTTCTGTAAAACGAAGCAAACACTTTACATAAagtctttacgttcagtggaatttatgtaaaggaggtttatgttatgcgaggtactactgtacatatttcaggATGATAATTGACGACTGATTTATTtgctttttgaaatattttcttttaacgGAGTTAAAAATAATCTGTCCCAGATAAAACATTCATGACTGTACGATTCTTAAGTGACCTTAAGGCTCATACAGGTGCACAAATAAAGTTCAAGTTacaaataaagtataaataaataaagaccactgttaataataaaacCTACAAATCTAAAATAGTCAAGTTGTTCATTTTTGTTATATTCTTAAAGGGACGGCATGCGGCTCGCTCCAAATGATGTTGCTTTTGAAacgcaaaaatataagaaaaccaCTGCCGGCTAGCATAATGCTAATatgtttggccatgactgtgtGGCAAGCGAAGCAAGCAATAATTTGgggtcattgtgtggttatcaTCAATACATTCAATGAATTGCTTTGCCATTCTTAACAGGTCAACTTTGCCAAATTGATATCATTTGCTggcaacaaacacaacaagtgTGCTTGCGTCTGTGATGTCGGCGTAGCTTACGCATCAAAGCACGACCAGGCGGGGTATAAACCTTGTAGTACGTTCAAATGTTGGCGCCCTcgaggcagctggaggaacccgCTGCATACACTtcttttaactgtcacacacgcgtaaaaagaagttataaAACTTGCTAAAATGAGTCGTCACTCGCTGTGTTGAGGTTCGAAAATCGCCTTTTTCCAAAATTATCCATCCGTcctttttctgtgccgcttccCCTCACGAAGGCCGCAGGGGTGTGccggagactatcccagctgactttgggcaggaagcagggtacaccccggactggttgcCATCCAATCAcggggcacatgtagacaaacaaccattcacacatgaataaatgatggctgctcgtggttgactgtggcctgttATTGGTCAAAACATATTTCAAGATATTTCATGTCAGTCCGACGTGATAGACTGAAACAAAGTTGCCGTCTCATTCCGTCTGGAAGTGGTGGctccttactttgtccttcttccccaatccttttgaaacactttcttaagtttagaataaacacactggaggctaagtagttagctcggtagcatggtatgtttaaagcggcggctgtctcttgtgtccctgcagtgaccccgtagcctgcgcatgaCAGTTGTGCAAcgtagtgtaaacaaagaagaagaagaagaagaagaatgggagcgtaatggtgactataggggtgttattttatgtctacagagctctaataatggcaacaacaggttttgtatgctctaactatgaaaatactccatttattaatattgagtactttgtagaaattcacCCTTGACTGCATTGGGGTCTGCAAACAATGAACGGCGATAAACGTGAGATGACTGTACCCCTTCTTTGATAGCAAATGAGGCTGGAGTCTTTGAATGCAAGTCCACTAACTTCACATCACTTTCTGTGTATACTGTAGTCTTCTTCTTGTTGATTCTCCTTCTTTGCGGAAAACATGTcgcaaaaaaagcacaaaaaacagtaaaacacgCCGAATCCATTTTTGATGCGTCCCGGAAGTTACTAGAATGTTTTCGGCAACTTTGGAGGGCTATTTCCCAGAGTTCCACATTGTACGacctcagaggttccactgtacttcacTCAATGATGTGTACAATCTGCAAGCAAAATGCATCAAGAAAAGTGAAGCAATCGATCCTTGGCGATGCATTGGTGTTAAAATGCTGGCCATTGGTGACGTAATCAGCTTCCATCTTATATGGAGTTTGAGTTTGATAGACTGGTGTGCTTTTCTCCAACGCAGCGGGAAAGCACTTCTATCAAACTCTTGTCACAGCTGCTGACGTGAGCTGAAACACGTGCCATCACCGCATATCGTTTTTTCGTGTGGAATATTCTCTGCTAGAATGCCTCCTTGTCTGTACCACCATTCGTCTGTCACCTTCGTGTCACGGCAACCAGTCAGCGCTGCAAGTTCTTGTCCCGACTCCCTTTTTCTCTCTTGACTTCTCTGTCTCTTCTCCTTCGTCTATCTGCTGTCGCGTGTGAACCTCAGACACCTTCGCCGCACCCGCTGCCGCCACTGAGGCCTCTGCCGCAGCAGCGGAGGGCGGAgccgctgccgccgccgccCCGGCCGCAGCACCGTCCGCCACCGCCGGAGCTGGTGGGTGACCTACAGTAAAGAAGAGCGTGTGAAAGAGtgtgcatggatggatggaaggatgagaAATGTGGAGTGGGTCCCGTCCTTTGTGGCTATGCCAGCTTCTACTCTTCTGGGAAGACGTTCTAGAAGATTTTGGTGTGTTTCTGTGGAAATTCTGgtccatttgtgaggtctgagatcactgatgttggacctgaCAGACGGCCTGCTGGCTTTGCTCTAATCTCTGTTGCTGTTGTCCCAAAGGATGCCTTTTTGGAGCTGGGGCATGAAAATGGCCTTCCCCGAAGTGTTGTAGTTATTGTAGCAGTATGGCTTGAACGTTTCCAGGAGGTGCTCCGTGATGCTCTGAGTtcttgttgccatggagacaaaAGACAATGCACTTCCCTCCCTCTCTTTCATCACTTGCCTTCACATGTCCGTGTAAAAAAGGAGGACACGTGGCAGGTGGACGCTTTTAGTTCTTGTTAGGACCAGCTAACAAGATGCTGTGCATCGGGGATGTTTAGCCAACAAACGACAACAGGAGCGGATGGGAGCTTTTCTGCTGCATTTGAGAGCAGTGGGAAGTGGGAAATATCCCGCTTGGAGTGCACAAGAGACAGCCCAAAAGGTCGaacgtaaacaaaaaacatggatGACCACCACAGAATATGCTAACCACCATCCACCATACAGATGTACTCTACTTcaaggaaaaatacattttttggaacggtgcccatcatccacaatcctgatgtgagacatgaacacacatctctctctcttctgtgtgttctaaagatataaaaacaggtaaaaagaggcagctaataaatgcacataatgggacacacctattccgcctagatagcccgctattaaaaagctccaacaaggttttatggttttctatccatgctgtgagcatgtagtaacaggtacattcatgataacatggaatacttacactattttgggaacctccttcctgggtgcattgatttcacatagcaacatagaaaggaacgctacgcCTAGCGCTAACTTTTCCAAGCCCCAAAACAAAACCACAGCAGCAGTGTCGGCAGCTCCAATACGTAGCgctacctttcgctagtggcctgaggcatcgtgagcgagtgtgtggtgaagctagtcggctagtagctagccggtatGGTGTGGCGAAGTGTCACTACGGCAGTAAAGTCGTttttgggcgtaacaatgttaataacaataatgataacaatgtcgctgtagcttggttaatatgcaggtcatgtTAGGGAAAtgaagcgttgttggcgcttttgggatttttttcagaaggctttataggcggaataggtgcatcccatttcctgcattcttagctgcctctttttagctgtttttatatcttcagaacacacagaaaagaaaaagacacgtgtgttcatgtttcacatcaggACTGTGATGACGggcgaaataaaaaaaagggcagttttcgTCTGTCTTAAACTTCCAACTTCCCAGGTCTCTTGAATGCAGCATTTTTCATGGCTTGAGGCATCAAGCATCCattgtgttttagttttttttgtgtctaacATCCCGCTTCATCTTCCCACAAGACCCCTTCGCCCCCTCAGATGGTAGCACCACCACCGCAGCATCTCCAGGTCTAGACCTTTTTGGCGTGATCTCAGCGGAGAACCCGGGGTTTAGCTCTGCCCTGCCCCCCCCTTCACCCTCATCGCTCTTCACCTCCGCATCCAGCACCGGCATCGTCACCACGGCAACCGTTTCGGCACCCGTAGCCCCCAACGCCGACCCTGCGGTCGATCTTTTCAGCGGTAAACGACGAACGTGGAACGTGTGTGCGCTGCCTCGCTCCTCTTGACCTGCGCCTGAATTTACTACTCATTGTGATTGCCTGCTGTCATGTTTTGAGCATTTTGGTCATGCTTTCGTAGCTTTCTTTGAGTCCACGCCTGACACAAGGTGCACCAAAGCAGAGGCCGCGCCCACTGCTGACTTGTTCACAGCAGGTACTCC
Coding sequences within it:
- the LOC129171963 gene encoding clathrin coat assembly protein AP180-like isoform X10 is translated as MSGQTLTDRIAAAQYQLTGSDMARAVCKATTHEVMAPKKKHLDYLVSATNTTNVNIPQMADTLFERATNASWVVVFKALVTTHHMCVHGNERFIQYLASRTSLFNLSNFIDKTGSHGYDMSTFIRRYGRYLNEKAFAYRQMAFDFTRVKKGAEGVMRTMTTEKLLKGMPVLQTQIDTLLEFDVHPKELNNGIINAAFMLLFKDLVKLFASYNDGIINLLEKYFKMKKSDCKEALEIYKRFLTRVTKIGEFMKLAETVGVDKNDIPDINYAPSSILESLETHMNGLEDVKGGKKGEGSPTKGSPTNNVSPTSTPAKSSNAVPTLQPPPGESAAAAAAAPAAPEPAEDSLLDLDPLSSSGPPATSAAPTSWGDLLGSEMGDSLLAEPTLAAEAAQSPTGATPTPAAPEAGVSLAPPTSTAADSSPGATNMDLLGDTFAAPAAATEASAAAAEGGAAAAAAPAAAPSATAGAESTGAGDAPAAAPAAAAAAAAPGAELMSDVSWSGPEPQKASSPQERPG